In the genome of Actinomadura graeca, one region contains:
- a CDS encoding CGNR zinc finger domain-containing protein: protein MRITGYRSHGVSAAVALVNAVTSVTGDASEDALRRLLRDNGFLWREFEPRDAEAFRRWGRTLRPFFEAGGLEEAMGMLNELMLEVPMHPHLADHEPHGLHMHYAPPSSRLPHRFRATTLMNLAELVVEHGLGRTGVCAAGDCDRVYADTSRSGRRRFCSETCANRTNVAAFRARRRT, encoded by the coding sequence TTGCGGATCACCGGGTACAGGAGCCACGGGGTCTCGGCCGCCGTCGCGCTGGTCAACGCGGTGACCAGCGTGACGGGCGACGCCTCGGAGGACGCGCTGCGCCGCCTCCTGCGCGACAACGGGTTCCTCTGGCGTGAGTTCGAGCCGCGCGACGCCGAGGCGTTCCGGCGGTGGGGCCGGACGCTGCGCCCGTTCTTCGAGGCCGGCGGCCTGGAGGAGGCGATGGGCATGCTCAACGAGCTGATGCTGGAGGTCCCGATGCACCCGCATCTGGCCGACCACGAGCCGCACGGCCTGCACATGCACTACGCGCCGCCCTCGTCCCGGCTGCCGCACCGCTTCCGCGCCACCACGCTGATGAACCTCGCCGAGCTGGTCGTCGAGCACGGCCTGGGCCGGACCGGCGTCTGCGCGGCCGGGGACTGCGACCGCGTCTACGCCGACACCTCCCGCTCGGGCCGCCGCCGCTTCTGCTCCGAG
- a CDS encoding glutamine synthetase family protein has product MDDSGQPAAFDGALDGNERARLGARAAEAARRLAGQDVVAVALTWVDVSGITRTKTVPVGRLEHAASWGVGMSPVFDVFLLDDSIVSGRYIGGPAGDLRLHPDLDRLVPMAAMPGWAHAPASRYAQDGAVHPLDTRAVLRREMARLAAAGFTAKAAFEIEWALSESAGDGFAPACHGPAYGMTRVSELSGYLRDLLRALDTTGVTVEQLHPEYAAGQYEISVAAEDPAGAADTAVLVRETIRAVSMEHGLIASFSPKVEADSVGNGAHVHLSLWREDDARDGQAGEPAAASERPASGSANAMAGGDGPYGLTSAGESFAAGILERLPALLAVGAPSVASYLRLVPSHWSGAFACWGLENREAALRLVTGADGERASAANLEVKCFDGAANPYLALAALLAAGRAGLDAGATLPDPVDVDPGTLAPDEQAERGIARLPSTLAESVAAFEADGVLREALGEAVTDTVATVRRGEIALLDGATPEQVAAATRWRH; this is encoded by the coding sequence GTGGATGATTCCGGACAGCCCGCCGCCTTCGACGGGGCGCTCGACGGCAACGAACGGGCCCGGCTCGGCGCCCGGGCCGCGGAGGCGGCCCGGCGCCTCGCCGGGCAGGACGTCGTCGCCGTCGCGCTCACCTGGGTGGACGTCAGCGGGATCACGCGGACCAAGACCGTCCCGGTGGGGCGGCTGGAGCACGCCGCGTCCTGGGGCGTCGGCATGTCACCGGTGTTCGACGTGTTCCTCCTGGACGACTCCATCGTGTCCGGCCGGTACATCGGCGGCCCCGCGGGCGACCTGCGCCTGCACCCCGACCTGGACCGGCTCGTCCCGATGGCCGCGATGCCCGGCTGGGCGCACGCGCCCGCCTCCCGGTACGCGCAGGACGGCGCCGTCCACCCGCTGGACACCCGGGCCGTGCTGCGCCGCGAGATGGCCCGCCTCGCCGCCGCCGGCTTCACGGCGAAGGCCGCGTTCGAGATCGAGTGGGCGCTGTCGGAGAGCGCGGGCGACGGCTTCGCCCCCGCCTGCCACGGCCCGGCGTACGGCATGACGCGGGTCAGCGAGCTGTCGGGCTACCTGCGCGACCTGCTCCGGGCCCTGGACACGACGGGCGTCACCGTCGAGCAGCTCCACCCCGAGTACGCGGCGGGGCAGTACGAGATCTCCGTGGCCGCCGAGGACCCCGCCGGAGCCGCCGACACCGCCGTCCTGGTCCGGGAGACGATCCGGGCGGTGTCCATGGAGCACGGCCTCATCGCCTCGTTCTCCCCGAAGGTCGAGGCGGACTCGGTCGGCAACGGCGCCCACGTCCACCTGAGCCTCTGGCGCGAGGACGACGCGCGGGACGGCCAGGCCGGCGAGCCCGCCGCCGCGTCCGAGAGGCCCGCCTCCGGGTCCGCCAACGCGATGGCGGGCGGCGACGGGCCCTACGGGCTGACCTCCGCCGGGGAGTCGTTCGCCGCCGGGATCCTGGAGCGGCTTCCCGCGCTGCTGGCGGTCGGCGCGCCGTCGGTGGCCAGCTACCTGCGGCTCGTCCCGTCGCACTGGTCGGGGGCGTTCGCCTGCTGGGGGCTGGAGAACCGGGAGGCGGCGCTGCGGCTGGTCACCGGCGCCGACGGCGAGCGGGCGAGCGCCGCGAACCTGGAGGTCAAGTGCTTCGACGGGGCCGCCAACCCCTACCTCGCGCTCGCCGCGCTGCTGGCGGCGGGCCGCGCCGGGCTCGACGCCGGGGCCACGCTGCCCGATCCGGTGGACGTCGACCCGGGCACGCTGGCGCCGGACGAGCAGGCCGAGCGGGGCATCGCCCGGCTTCCGTCAACGCTCGCGGAGTCGGTCGCGGCGTTCGAGGCGGACGGCGTCCTGCGGGAGGCGCTCGGCGAGGCGGTGACCGACACCGTCGCGACCGTCCGGCGCGGCGAGATCGCGCTGCTGGACGGCGCGACACCGGAACAGGTCGCCGCCGCCACCCGCTGGCGCCACTGA